Proteins found in one Labrus bergylta chromosome 8, fLabBer1.1, whole genome shotgun sequence genomic segment:
- the adam15 gene encoding disintegrin and metalloproteinase domain-containing protein 12 isoform X9 has protein sequence MSGAAVLLLPLLLLLSGRDVFTSARSLNAPQDGAVQPVDGQADGTDALTVTGVDRRWRPLLGKTRPFILVDGQRRSLAEALQDGHPDRLQCGLEVRGRLFLLDLEKNHDLLPKPPNVFYYLPNGTGVSVRAHPVTHCYYHGNVRGFPQSRVALSTCSGLRGIIAINSTLSFELKPQEDHPHHQGAEEGRADGSGGSGGGGVDDEDGVHLLFSTSPLEGDSAGGCGVSHTAVPPIHSSTHTHRWKRDILSETKYIELVLVADHQEFLNYQKNNKTIIYRMLDVANQVDWFYRPLNVRVALTGLEIWSDRDKIRVEKNPTDTLTNFLDWRARELLPRLRHDNAQLVMGGSFDGTTVGMASQSSMCSRDRSGGVNVDHLVSVLGVASTVAHELGHNLGMSHDTAERRCACQNEPRLGGCIMEPSTGFMPGQQFSSCSAADLSTSLLHGGGMCLFNVPQPDRLLGGPRCGNLYVEKGEECDCGLLEECEDPCCNASTCKLVPGAQCSSDGICCQDCKLRSAGSVCRDPLGECDLPEFCTGSSPYCPPNVFLQNGEPCEDSASYCYGGVCASMNTQCQMLWGPNATSAPPVCFSSVNKQGNKFGNCGQLTNGSYIPCGNTDVHCGRIQCQGGRQRPLLGTNAEILTTKVKFNYSDLVCRGTFFHLGDDVSDPATVAQGTACSPGKACLNQKCQDVSVFGVDECRRKCNGHGVCNSNKNCHCEVGWAPPECRFSGHGGSVDSGPARAAGESDPVRVALLIIFLFIVPVVLLFLALRFPRFRRSVLCVNSPFHKARQHSRVTDFEMLGQEFVPAHVSRTPAMERVDGRNGEQVRPLRYHLKPQTDIPLTSPCTEEHDRPAPPSKPLPPDPALKPPPQH, from the exons GACGGTCACCCCGACAGGCTGCAGTGTGGGCTGGAGGTGAGGGGCCGACTCTTCCTGCTGGACCTGGAGAAGAACCA TGACCTGCTGCCCAAACCGCCAAACGTCTTCTACTACCTGCCCAACGGCACCGGTGTCTCTGTGAGGGCCCACCCTGTG actCATTGTTATTACCACGGCAACGTTCGAGGATTCCCCCAGTCCAGAGTCGCTCTGAGCACCTGCTCCGGACTCCG CGGCATCATCGCCATCAACTCCACCCTGAGCTTTGAGCTGAAGCCTCAGGAGGACCACcctcaccaccagggggcggagGAGGGCCGAGCAGACGGGAGTGGAgggagcggaggaggaggtgtagaTGATGAAGATGGAGTCCACCTGCTGTTCTCCACCAGCCCTCTAGAGGGCGACAGTGCTGGAGGCTGCGGAGTCTCTCACACCGCTGTTCCCCCGATCcacagctccacacacacacaccgg TGGAAGAGAGACATCCTGTCAGAGACCAAATACATCGAGCTGGTGCTGGTGGCCGACCACCAAGag TTCCTGAACTACCAGAAGAACAATAAGACCATCATCTACCGCATGCTGGACGTGGCCAACCAGGTTGACTGG TTCTACCGTCCTCTGAACGTGCGCGTGGCGCTGACCGGTCTGGAGATCTGGAGCGACCGCGATAAGATCCGGGTGGAGAAGAATCCCACTGACACCCTCACCAACTTCCTGGATTGGAGAGCCAGAGAGCTGCTGCCCCGCCTTCGCCATGACAACGCCCAGCTCGTCAT GGGCGGATCTTTTGACGGCACCACGGTGGGGATGGCGTCTCAGTCGTCCATGTGCTCCAGAGACCGCTCGGGTGGAGTCAACGTG GATCACCTGGTTAGCGTGCTGGGCGTGGCCTCCACCGTTGCTCACGAGCTCGGTCACAACCTGGGGATGAGTCACGACACCGCAGAGCGTCGCTGCGCCTGTCAGAACGAACCGCGGCTCGGAGGATGTATCATGGAACCCTCGACCGG GTTCATGCCGGGGCAGCAGTTCAGCAGCTGCAGCGCTGCAGATCTGTCCACCAGCCTGCTGCACGGCGGCGGGATGTGTCTGTTCAACGTGCCGCAGCCTGACCGCCTGCTGGGAGGACCGCGCTGTGGAAACCTGTACgtggagaaaggagaggagtGTGACTGCGGCCTGCTGGAG gaGTGTGAGGATCCCTGCTGTAACGCCTCCACCTGTAAGCTGGTTCCTGGAGCTCAGTGCTCATCTGACGGCATCTGCTGCCAGGACTGCAAG CTTCGGTCTGCGGGTTCGGTGTGTCGTGACCCGCTTGGTGAGTGTGACCTTCCCGAGTTCTGCACAGGCTCCTCCCCCTACTGCCCCCCCAACGTCTTCCTGCAGAACGGGGAGCCCTGCGAGGACAGCGCCTCCTACTGCTACGGAGGAGTCTGTGCCAGCATGAACACTCAGTGCCAGATGCTGTGGGGACCCA ATGCGACCAGCGCTCCGcctgtctgtttctcttcagtcaacaaacaaggaaacaaaTTTGGAAACTGTGGTCAGCTAACCAACGGCTCCTACATCCCCTGTGGGAACAC tgatgttCATTGTGGCAGGATCCAGTGTCAGGGCGGGaggcagcgccccctgctgggcaCCAACGCAGAGATTCTCACCACTAAGGTCAAATTTAACTACAGCGACCTGGTCTGCAGAGGAACCTTCTTCCACCTGGGAGACGACGTGTCAGATCCCGCCACCGTGGCCCAGGGCACCGCCTGCAGCCCCGGCAAG gcCTGTTTGAACCAGAAGTGTCAGGACGTGTCGGTGTTTGGTGTGGATGAATGTCGCAGGAAGTGTAATGGTCACGGG gtgtgtAACAGTAATAAAAACTGTCACTGTGAGGTGGGCTGGGCTCCTCCTGAATGCAGGTTCTCAGGTCACGGAGGCAGCGTGGACAGCGGGCCGGCCAGAGCTGCTGgag AGTCTGATCCGGTGCGAGTGGCCCTgctcatcatcttcctcttcatcgTGCCcgtcgtcctcctcttcctcgctcTGCGCTTCCCTCGATTCAGACGGAGTGTTCTCTGTGTCAACAGCCCGTTTCATAAAGCTCGCCAACACAGCCG TGTGACTGACTTTGAGATGTTGGGTCAGGAGTTTGTCCCCGCCCACGTCTCCAG GACGCCGGCGATGGAGCGAGTGGACGGCAGGAACGGGGAGCAGGTCCGACCTCTGAGGTACCACCTGAAGCCGCAGACCGACATCCCACTGACCTCGCCCTGCACAGAG GAACATGACAGACCTGCTCCTCCCTCTAAGCCACTCCCCCCTGACCCCGCCCTAAAACCCCCGCCGCAG CACTAA